One segment of Parvularcula sp. IMCC14364 DNA contains the following:
- a CDS encoding MerR family transcriptional regulator produces MTKSPDAFRTISEAAEQLDLPQHVLRHWEDTFGYIRPMRRAGGRRFYRTYDLELLNGVRTLLYNEKYTTKGVQQIFKDNGAQYVAEIGRKAFAGEPHDAITETSQAETQTEEMASETETVEPKTDLPSQELVEQLGDMLKRLESVQDSLDEALLAVDTITAMDDR; encoded by the coding sequence GTGACAAAATCTCCGGATGCTTTTCGTACAATAAGTGAGGCGGCAGAGCAGCTCGACCTGCCTCAGCATGTCTTGAGGCATTGGGAAGACACTTTTGGTTATATCAGGCCCATGCGACGTGCTGGCGGGAGACGGTTTTACCGTACCTATGACCTGGAACTTCTGAACGGCGTGCGCACCTTGCTGTATAATGAGAAATACACAACCAAAGGTGTGCAGCAGATCTTCAAGGATAATGGCGCGCAATATGTTGCCGAGATCGGGCGCAAGGCATTTGCAGGCGAGCCTCACGATGCAATCACTGAGACATCTCAGGCAGAGACGCAGACGGAAGAAATGGCCTCCGAGACAGAAACCGTGGAGCCGAAGACAGATTTGCCATCGCAGGAACTGGTCGAGCAGCTTGGTGACATGTTGAAAAGGCTTGAGTCCGTACAGGACAGCCTGGACGAAGCGTTACTTGCCGTCGATACAATTACGGCCATGGACGACAGATAA
- a CDS encoding glycerophosphodiester phosphodiesterase, with amino-acid sequence MNKYVILAVMAVAIFTLCLWPVSPQAEHRYFKNAPEARAEIIAHGGGQGVQPPNTLPALMMADAMGADILETDVQRTRDGVLILLHDDTLDRTTNLNGAVADMTWQDVSQARADTVSTDALEREIGVPRLDIALAQHPDARWLIEIKPGPERLLAAGELCAEIRRQNMSYQVMVASFDHDTLTTFRKACPDVATSMSADEVTYFVIAAKLGLSRFVPTPALAMQIPQEQSGLNLVHPRILSAAQARNIRVHVWTINDPAEMEKLLDLGVDGIITDYVEVLGRLVR; translated from the coding sequence ATGAATAAATACGTCATATTGGCCGTCATGGCAGTTGCCATATTTACGCTTTGTCTGTGGCCGGTATCGCCGCAAGCAGAACATCGCTATTTCAAAAATGCACCAGAAGCGCGTGCAGAAATCATCGCGCATGGTGGCGGGCAAGGCGTTCAGCCGCCCAACACACTACCGGCGCTGATGATGGCCGATGCTATGGGCGCTGATATTCTCGAAACAGATGTTCAACGGACCAGGGATGGTGTTTTGATCCTGTTGCATGACGATACACTCGACAGGACCACAAATCTGAACGGCGCTGTTGCCGACATGACGTGGCAGGATGTTTCACAGGCAAGGGCGGATACCGTATCAACTGATGCGCTGGAAAGAGAGATTGGTGTACCGAGGCTGGATATCGCGCTGGCACAGCATCCTGATGCGCGCTGGCTGATTGAAATCAAACCTGGTCCTGAACGCCTTTTAGCCGCAGGAGAGCTGTGCGCAGAGATAAGACGCCAGAATATGTCCTATCAGGTTATGGTCGCTTCATTCGATCATGATACGCTCACTACCTTTCGCAAAGCCTGCCCCGACGTGGCAACAAGCATGTCCGCAGACGAGGTCACCTATTTCGTCATTGCAGCCAAGCTGGGGCTTTCGCGCTTTGTCCCCACCCCTGCCCTAGCCATGCAAATTCCTCAAGAGCAGAGCGGCCTCAACCTCGTACACCCGCGCATTCTGAGCGCAGCGCAGGCACGTAATATCCGTGTTCACGTCTGGACGATTAACGACCCCGCAGAAATGGAGAAACTTCTTGATCTTGGCGTTGATGGTATCATTACGGATTATGTGGAAGTGTTGGGCAGGCTGGTCAGATAA
- a CDS encoding ATP-binding protein, producing MSSSASLPHTDAEKSLATVIIKLVTIIAVSTVVVCAVVCVIALFQSLRGQKIAEITRHVKDRAQSQQEIFNQVTALERKAIDLLTYRLENIPTQRSVTEFDRLFPLQKDGTRRSHPAMFDGFVSGNGEYVHGIGGFVSNGTTISDEEKHLLVSAYHVIKQIGPVIEPYYDNFWFFTPSNQLIIFAPHRPDRLSFYRQTAPADMDFTGQPFEVNSRLENNPTRKMTCTDLTAIMYDDSGHTLTSGCHTPYDINGAFMGAFGISLPLDGWLAEAVTPAVEYATPMLINSAGDLIAHPALLTSSENNLALAEELATDLRLQEIAALVTQNPGAEMQTVGNYYLTFQKIAGPEWTLVMAVDRGYIFSKAINVILPILIFVICATTVGIYLHYKLLRQTVVRPLVRLSVAAQHKSQRGEQTIQSISTRPDELGHLATAIYERDDRFKGLVASLENVVNERTQTLRQREESLKRLNKSLKDFAFVASHDLKTPLRQSEAFIHVLREELESAQTPVSEDAQEALDIIMACSQRMRRLVKSLYDLSSTDTAEIKPTSVDLDRVVAEATDQIRIILQEKDARLSVSPLPHVAGSDGMLTQLFQNLIANACNYAGDSHPVIRIYAGRSDKDICRVIIEDEGTGIAEEFQDKVFEPFKRLVRKEEVEGAGIGLALCRKIAQRHNGDIRLDPDYTKGARFIVELPVAINFLQEGPEGETSLH from the coding sequence ATGAGTTCATCCGCTTCCTTACCCCATACGGATGCAGAAAAATCACTGGCCACAGTGATCATCAAACTGGTCACAATAATAGCCGTAAGCACTGTGGTGGTCTGCGCCGTTGTATGTGTCATAGCTCTGTTTCAAAGCCTGCGCGGCCAGAAAATCGCTGAGATCACCCGTCATGTAAAAGACCGGGCCCAGAGCCAGCAGGAGATTTTCAATCAGGTGACAGCGCTTGAGCGCAAGGCGATCGACTTGCTGACCTATCGGCTGGAGAATATTCCAACGCAAAGGTCAGTTACTGAATTTGACAGACTTTTCCCGCTGCAGAAGGATGGCACGCGCCGCTCTCATCCAGCAATGTTCGACGGCTTTGTGTCAGGAAACGGTGAGTATGTGCATGGAATTGGCGGGTTTGTTTCAAACGGCACCACAATAAGTGACGAAGAAAAACACCTGCTTGTCAGTGCCTACCACGTCATCAAACAGATCGGTCCTGTGATAGAGCCGTATTATGATAATTTCTGGTTCTTTACGCCCTCTAACCAGCTCATCATTTTTGCCCCGCACCGACCCGACAGGCTAAGCTTTTATCGCCAGACAGCCCCAGCGGATATGGACTTCACTGGCCAGCCCTTCGAGGTGAATTCACGACTTGAGAACAATCCCACCAGAAAAATGACGTGCACTGACCTCACAGCCATCATGTATGATGATTCAGGCCACACCCTCACCTCCGGCTGCCATACCCCCTATGATATAAACGGGGCGTTTATGGGTGCATTCGGCATCAGTTTGCCGCTTGATGGATGGCTCGCAGAGGCTGTGACCCCTGCAGTGGAATATGCAACACCGATGCTCATCAACAGCGCAGGTGACCTGATTGCACACCCGGCGCTGCTGACTTCTTCCGAAAATAATCTCGCCCTGGCCGAAGAACTGGCAACAGACCTGAGATTGCAGGAAATAGCTGCACTTGTTACCCAAAACCCTGGTGCAGAAATGCAGACCGTTGGAAATTATTATCTGACTTTTCAGAAGATTGCAGGGCCTGAGTGGACGCTGGTGATGGCCGTAGACCGGGGATATATATTTAGTAAGGCGATTAACGTTATCCTGCCGATCCTGATATTTGTTATCTGTGCAACGACTGTCGGTATTTACCTTCATTACAAACTGCTGCGGCAAACTGTCGTGCGCCCCCTGGTGCGCTTGAGTGTAGCGGCACAGCACAAATCACAACGCGGGGAACAAACTATACAATCAATCAGCACGCGCCCTGACGAACTTGGCCATCTTGCCACGGCTATTTACGAACGCGATGACCGCTTCAAGGGGCTTGTTGCCTCACTGGAAAACGTCGTCAACGAGCGCACGCAAACTCTCCGCCAGAGAGAGGAAAGCCTTAAAAGGCTCAACAAGAGTTTGAAGGACTTTGCATTTGTTGCATCCCACGACCTGAAAACGCCCCTGCGCCAAAGTGAGGCATTCATACATGTCCTGCGCGAAGAACTGGAGAGTGCACAAACGCCCGTTTCAGAGGATGCACAGGAGGCCCTTGATATTATCATGGCCTGCAGCCAGCGAATGCGACGCCTCGTGAAAAGTCTCTATGACCTCAGTAGTACCGACACGGCCGAAATCAAACCGACTTCCGTAGACCTGGATCGTGTTGTTGCAGAGGCGACAGATCAGATACGGATAATTCTGCAGGAAAAAGATGCCCGTCTGAGCGTGTCCCCACTGCCCCATGTTGCTGGCTCAGATGGCATGTTGACACAACTATTTCAGAACCTGATTGCCAATGCCTGCAACTATGCCGGTGATAGCCACCCTGTTATTCGCATTTACGCCGGTCGTTCTGATAAAGATATCTGCCGCGTCATCATTGAAGATGAAGGCACAGGCATTGCTGAAGAGTTTCAGGATAAAGTCTTCGAACCTTTCAAGCGACTGGTGCGAAAAGAAGAAGTTGAGGGAGCAGGTATCGGCCTTGCCCTGTGCCGCAAGATTGCACAGCGCCATAATGGCGACATACGTCTTGATCCTGATTATACAAAAGGTGCCCGGTTCATTGTCGAGCTACCAGTAGCGATAAACTTCCTTCAAGAAGGGCCCGAAGGTGAGACCAGTCTACACTAG
- the panB gene encoding 3-methyl-2-oxobutanoate hydroxymethyltransferase encodes MSKQEKISRKTVKDIAGAKNGTPLVCLTAYDAPMASLLDSHCDLILVGDSVGMVVHGLPSTVGVTMEMMILHGQAVMRGSRLAFVVVDMPFGSYETSPDQAFMNASRIMKETGCQAVKIESGTYAADQIRHMVERGIPVMGHVGLRPQAVNVDGGFRAKGRNDSELERVIAEARAADEAGAFAIVIEGVAEELASEITGLVSCPTIGIGASSACDGQILVTDDMLGMVDWTPKFVRRYGRLKDEIVSAVEEYAADVRARSFPGKAETYRLRKDDN; translated from the coding sequence ATGTCAAAACAGGAAAAAATTTCCCGCAAAACGGTCAAGGATATTGCTGGCGCCAAAAATGGCACGCCCTTGGTCTGCCTTACAGCTTATGACGCCCCCATGGCTTCTTTGCTGGATTCCCATTGTGACCTGATCCTTGTGGGGGACAGTGTGGGCATGGTTGTCCATGGTCTGCCGTCAACGGTTGGCGTTACCATGGAAATGATGATCCTGCACGGGCAGGCGGTCATGCGTGGCTCGCGGTTAGCATTTGTTGTCGTGGACATGCCATTTGGCTCTTACGAAACCAGTCCCGATCAGGCTTTCATGAATGCTTCCCGGATTATGAAAGAAACCGGCTGTCAGGCGGTGAAGATTGAAAGCGGCACTTACGCGGCAGACCAGATAAGGCATATGGTCGAGCGTGGCATTCCGGTCATGGGGCATGTTGGATTGCGGCCGCAGGCGGTGAATGTGGATGGCGGTTTCCGGGCGAAGGGCCGCAATGACTCAGAGCTTGAGCGCGTCATTGCCGAAGCGCGCGCCGCGGATGAGGCTGGTGCTTTTGCGATTGTCATTGAAGGCGTGGCCGAGGAACTTGCTTCCGAAATCACCGGACTGGTGTCCTGCCCGACGATCGGTATTGGCGCGTCTTCTGCCTGTGACGGGCAGATCCTGGTGACAGACGACATGCTGGGTATGGTTGACTGGACGCCCAAATTCGTGCGGCGCTATGGTCGGCTGAAAGACGAGATAGTTTCGGCAGTTGAGGAGTATGCCGCTGACGTGCGGGCGCGCAGTTTCCCCGGGAAAGCCGAGACCTACCGTCTTCGAAAAGACGACAATTAG
- the ndhC gene encoding NADH-quinone oxidoreductase subunit A, which produces MASSEFLLNYLPILIFLGLASVFGLLFLVLPMVLAPTAPDPEKVSTYECGFEAFDDARMKFDVQFYIVAILFIIVDLDVAFLFPWAVTLFNPELGMDRDFQIFAFWSMFVFLAVFFIGFAYEWKKGALEWR; this is translated from the coding sequence ATGGCCAGTTCTGAATTTCTGCTTAATTATCTGCCGATCCTGATCTTTCTCGGGCTCGCCAGCGTTTTCGGTTTGCTGTTTCTTGTCCTGCCGATGGTACTCGCCCCGACAGCTCCTGACCCTGAGAAGGTCTCAACCTATGAGTGCGGCTTTGAGGCCTTTGATGACGCGCGCATGAAGTTTGACGTGCAATTCTACATCGTCGCTATCCTGTTTATTATTGTCGATCTTGATGTCGCCTTCCTGTTTCCCTGGGCCGTAACACTGTTCAATCCTGAACTGGGCATGGACAGGGATTTCCAGATTTTCGCTTTCTGGTCGATGTTCGTGTTTCTGGCCGTATTCTTCATCGGCTTTGCCTATGAGTGGAAGAAAGGAGCGCTGGAATGGCGCTAG
- a CDS encoding NADH-quinone oxidoreductase subunit B family protein has product MALEDKSPTLPGYGVAARATAEGYSPTAKDPFFNQLNDELADRGFFTAPADAVINWARTGSLMWMTFGLACCAVEMMQASMPRYDLERFGMAPRASPRQSDLMIVAGTLTNKMAPALRKVYDQMPEPRYVVSMGSCANGGGYYHYSYSVVRGCDRIVPVDIYVPGCPPTAEALVYGLLQLQKKIRREGNIVR; this is encoded by the coding sequence ATGGCGCTAGAGGACAAGTCTCCGACTTTACCTGGTTATGGTGTTGCAGCCCGTGCAACCGCGGAAGGGTATAGCCCCACGGCGAAGGACCCGTTCTTCAACCAGTTGAACGATGAACTGGCTGACAGGGGTTTTTTTACGGCACCCGCTGACGCTGTTATCAACTGGGCGCGCACCGGCTCCCTGATGTGGATGACATTCGGTCTTGCCTGCTGTGCTGTTGAAATGATGCAGGCGTCCATGCCGCGCTACGATCTGGAACGTTTTGGCATGGCCCCACGCGCCAGCCCGCGCCAGTCTGATCTGATGATCGTCGCGGGCACGCTGACCAACAAGATGGCACCGGCTCTGCGCAAGGTCTATGACCAGATGCCAGAGCCGCGCTATGTTGTGTCCATGGGCTCCTGCGCCAATGGCGGTGGCTATTATCACTATTCCTATTCTGTCGTGCGCGGTTGTGACCGGATCGTCCCGGTTGATATTTACGTACCGGGTTGCCCGCCAACAGCTGAAGCGCTGGTCTATGGCCTCCTTCAACTACAGAAAAAAATCCGCCGCGAAGGCAACATTGTCAGATAG
- a CDS encoding M48 family metallopeptidase, whose amino-acid sequence MVKFFLGCFFTLILFSSALASEETEKACPGYLTDGTENTIQRAIRLIDRKRVPDTADYQAAIDTLTTYIDSTADICPFDLASLYEIRAGYSLKLTPPDYESAVADLEAVLDLDALFIDRETKAGTTGSYIYYAYGFFEDAERLMSKVFALNATSERHNYFRLAAAMYAQGKFSEALEPARKAVYEPVLSLRMHSLIYWIAYISNWE is encoded by the coding sequence ATGGTAAAGTTTTTTCTGGGTTGTTTTTTTACTTTAATTTTGTTTTCTTCAGCTCTTGCAAGTGAAGAAACAGAAAAGGCTTGCCCCGGTTATTTAACTGATGGAACTGAAAATACTATCCAAAGAGCTATCAGACTAATTGATAGAAAACGAGTTCCTGATACAGCAGACTACCAGGCTGCAATAGACACGCTTACAACTTACATTGACTCGACTGCAGATATCTGTCCGTTCGATCTCGCCTCCCTTTATGAAATACGTGCTGGTTATTCTCTGAAGTTGACGCCTCCCGATTACGAATCAGCTGTTGCTGACCTTGAGGCAGTTCTGGATCTTGATGCTCTATTTATAGATCGTGAAACAAAGGCTGGAACAACAGGCTCTTATATCTATTACGCATACGGATTTTTCGAAGACGCTGAGCGTTTAATGTCTAAGGTTTTTGCGCTAAATGCTACCAGCGAAAGGCATAATTACTTCCGGCTCGCTGCGGCTATGTATGCTCAAGGAAAGTTTTCAGAGGCACTGGAGCCTGCCAGGAAGGCTGTTTACGAACCAGTTTTGAGCCTGAGAATGCATTCTTTGATATACTGGATAGCATATATTTCGAACTGGGAATGA
- a CDS encoding energy transducer TonB, protein MISERAALYSSYAEALPDIEKYTSGVLQFSNGEGPVVGRVDPSSFDFLGIEKINRDAYILKRVPPQYPSGCTIKVPVNVRHRVTVEFDITENGYVRDPRVISSDFECLELVSMRAVSKWQYEPKLLNGSTVPRFDVRTTFVFVLQN, encoded by the coding sequence ATGATCTCTGAGAGGGCCGCACTCTATTCATCATATGCTGAAGCCTTACCTGATATAGAAAAGTATACATCTGGCGTTCTCCAGTTCTCGAATGGGGAGGGGCCGGTTGTCGGAAGGGTTGACCCTTCGTCTTTTGACTTTCTTGGCATTGAGAAGATTAATCGTGATGCTTACATTTTGAAGCGTGTTCCACCACAGTATCCATCTGGCTGTACAATAAAAGTACCGGTCAATGTTCGGCACCGCGTTACTGTCGAATTTGATATCACGGAAAATGGATATGTCAGGGACCCTAGGGTAATCAGTTCCGATTTTGAGTGTCTGGAACTTGTATCGATGCGAGCTGTCAGCAAGTGGCAATATGAACCGAAATTATTGAATGGATCTACTGTGCCGAGGTTTGATGTGCGTACTACATTCGTGTTTGTGCTGCAAAACTAG
- a CDS encoding NADH-quinone oxidoreductase subunit C, which yields MTEDLIELKEHIEAKLGEDLSVARLEYDELTLTVSANTVVAVLKFLRDDRLCRFIQLIDLCGVDYPQRNKRFDVVYHLLSMHNNQRIRVKAPVGEEENIPTAIDVFPCADWFEREAFDMYGIQFEGHPDLRRILTDYGFEGYPLRKDFPLTGHVEVRYDDEQARVVYEPVKLTQEYRNFDYLSPWEGAEYELPGDEKASS from the coding sequence ATGACTGAAGACCTTATAGAATTGAAAGAGCATATTGAGGCGAAGCTGGGCGAGGATCTCTCGGTGGCCAGGCTTGAATATGACGAGTTGACCCTCACAGTGAGTGCCAACACTGTGGTGGCGGTCCTGAAGTTCCTGCGTGATGACAGGCTATGCCGGTTTATCCAGCTGATTGACCTGTGCGGTGTGGACTATCCCCAGCGCAACAAGCGCTTTGATGTGGTCTATCATCTGCTGAGTATGCACAATAATCAAAGAATTCGGGTCAAGGCGCCAGTTGGTGAAGAAGAGAACATTCCCACAGCGATCGATGTCTTCCCATGTGCCGACTGGTTCGAGCGTGAGGCGTTCGACATGTATGGCATCCAGTTTGAGGGCCACCCGGATTTGCGTCGTATTCTCACGGATTATGGCTTTGAGGGGTACCCCTTGCGCAAGGACTTCCCCTTAACCGGGCATGTGGAAGTGCGTTATGATGATGAGCAGGCGCGCGTTGTCTATGAGCCAGTCAAACTCACTCAGGAATATCGGAATTTTGACTACCTCTCTCCCTGGGAAGGGGCAGAATATGAGTTGCCCGGTGACGAGAAGGCAAGCAGTTGA
- a CDS encoding GFA family protein, whose protein sequence is MPETVTGKCLCGKVSFQAQIEARHAGVCHCTMCQKWAGGITILTECQNLKVDESPELGLYRASEWGERGFCRNCGASLFWRMQDGSHANVSVTALDGIKDFTLNKEIFIDEKPEWHSFEQNTKQMTGAEVIALFTEGQAN, encoded by the coding sequence ATGCCTGAAACCGTCACGGGAAAATGTCTTTGTGGAAAAGTGAGCTTTCAGGCGCAGATTGAGGCGCGCCATGCGGGAGTGTGCCATTGCACCATGTGTCAGAAATGGGCTGGCGGTATCACTATCCTGACCGAGTGTCAGAACCTGAAAGTGGATGAAAGTCCTGAGCTCGGGCTATACCGCGCATCAGAATGGGGGGAGCGCGGCTTTTGCCGAAATTGCGGTGCGAGCCTTTTCTGGCGGATGCAGGATGGCAGTCATGCCAATGTTTCCGTGACGGCTCTCGACGGCATCAAGGATTTCACGCTCAACAAGGAAATCTTTATTGATGAGAAACCGGAATGGCATTCTTTTGAGCAGAACACAAAGCAAATGACCGGTGCCGAAGTGATTGCATTATTTACAGAAGGGCAGGCCAACTGA
- a CDS encoding NADH-quinone oxidoreductase subunit D — protein MADGTKIITVEDSASDASSERNFTINFGPQHPAAHGVLRLVLELDGEVVERVDPHIGLLHRGTEKLIEHKTYLQAIPYFDRLDYVAPMNQEHAFCLAAEKLLGIDVPRRGQIIRVIYSEIGRLLSHILNITTQAMDVGALTPPLWGFEEREKLMVFYERACGSRMHAAYFRVGGVHQDLPQELLDDIGQWCEEFPQVLDDIETLITDNRIFKQRNADIGVVSKEEAFDWGFTGVMLRGSGVAWDLRKSQPYEIYDELEFDIPLGKNGDCYDRYLCRVEEMKQSLSIIKQCLAKIEPGPVMSADGKVAPPKRAEMKDSMEALIHHFKLYTEGPKVPAGEVYTAVEAPKGEFGVYLVSDGTNKPYRCKIRAPGYAHLQAMDWMNKGHMLADVSAIIGTLDIVFGEIDR, from the coding sequence ATGGCAGATGGGACGAAAATCATCACCGTTGAAGATTCTGCGTCAGACGCATCTTCAGAACGTAATTTCACGATAAATTTTGGCCCGCAGCACCCTGCCGCCCACGGCGTGTTGCGCCTTGTGCTGGAGCTGGATGGGGAAGTGGTCGAGCGTGTCGATCCTCATATCGGTCTTTTGCACCGGGGCACGGAGAAGCTCATCGAGCATAAAACCTACCTGCAGGCGATCCCGTATTTTGACCGCCTGGATTATGTGGCGCCGATGAATCAGGAGCACGCCTTCTGCCTTGCGGCGGAAAAGTTGCTCGGCATTGACGTGCCACGCAGGGGCCAGATCATTCGGGTGATTTACTCTGAAATCGGCCGACTTCTCTCACATATTCTCAATATCACGACGCAGGCGATGGATGTTGGTGCCCTGACGCCGCCGCTCTGGGGATTTGAAGAGCGTGAGAAACTGATGGTTTTCTATGAGCGTGCCTGCGGCAGCCGAATGCATGCCGCGTATTTTCGCGTTGGCGGCGTTCATCAGGATCTGCCGCAAGAGTTGCTCGATGACATTGGCCAGTGGTGTGAAGAATTTCCGCAGGTCTTGGACGATATCGAGACCCTGATCACGGATAACCGGATTTTCAAGCAGCGCAATGCGGATATCGGTGTTGTCTCGAAAGAGGAGGCCTTTGACTGGGGCTTCACAGGGGTCATGTTGCGCGGGTCAGGTGTCGCCTGGGATCTGCGCAAGAGCCAGCCTTATGAAATCTATGACGAGTTGGAATTCGATATCCCTCTGGGCAAAAATGGTGACTGTTATGATCGCTATTTGTGCCGGGTTGAGGAAATGAAACAATCGCTCTCGATCATCAAGCAATGCCTTGCCAAGATTGAACCCGGCCCGGTGATGTCAGCTGATGGCAAGGTCGCGCCGCCAAAACGCGCCGAGATGAAGGACTCCATGGAGGCCCTGATTCACCATTTCAAGCTGTATACGGAAGGCCCGAAAGTGCCAGCAGGTGAGGTTTATACAGCTGTTGAAGCCCCCAAGGGGGAGTTCGGTGTGTATCTTGTGTCAGACGGCACCAACAAGCCATATCGTTGCAAGATTCGGGCACCTGGATACGCGCACCTGCAGGCGATGGACTGGATGAACAAGGGGCATATGCTGGCAGACGTCTCTGCCATTATCGGCACACTTGATATCGTCTTTGGCGAAATTGACCGCTAG
- the nuoE gene encoding NADH-quinone oxidoreductase subunit NuoE, which yields MAARKPARQQPETFQWTEENLQWCEGQIAKYPEGRQASAVIPFLWQAQKQEGWISIPAMEAIAQQLDMPYIRVYEVATFYTMFNLVPVGKYFVQLCGTTPCMLRGAEDLKDVCRKVIGAENRITDSGNLSWLEVECLGACCNAPMVQINDYYYEDLTPEKFEEILLKLDRDEYVEPGTFNPGRHTSDPEGDNTSLNDPALYDGSAGKPVGKLPNSEPTPAE from the coding sequence ATGGCCGCACGCAAACCAGCCAGACAACAACCGGAAACCTTTCAGTGGACTGAAGAAAACCTGCAATGGTGCGAAGGGCAGATTGCCAAATATCCTGAAGGGCGACAGGCATCAGCCGTCATTCCCTTTCTCTGGCAGGCCCAGAAGCAGGAGGGCTGGATTTCCATCCCGGCGATGGAGGCAATCGCGCAGCAGCTCGACATGCCATATATCCGCGTCTATGAGGTTGCGACATTCTACACGATGTTCAATCTTGTCCCTGTGGGCAAATATTTCGTTCAGCTGTGCGGCACCACACCATGTATGTTGCGCGGCGCGGAAGACCTGAAAGATGTCTGTCGCAAAGTCATTGGTGCGGAAAATAGAATTACGGACTCTGGAAACCTTTCCTGGCTGGAGGTAGAATGCCTCGGTGCCTGCTGTAATGCCCCGATGGTGCAGATTAATGACTATTATTATGAAGACCTGACCCCGGAGAAGTTTGAAGAAATACTGCTGAAGCTCGACCGGGACGAATATGTTGAGCCGGGCACCTTCAATCCCGGACGCCACACGTCAGACCCTGAAGGCGATAATACTAGTCTGAATGACCCGGCACTTTATGACGGTTCTGCCGGGAAACCTGTCGGTAAACTTCCGAACAGTGAGCCAACACCGGCGGAATGA
- a CDS encoding polysaccharide deacetylase family protein, giving the protein MKSVRVSALFYILLSCALVSPVYAAEKRIALTYDDAPRSDAVISGDDRAAMLIAGLEAAGVEQAGFFITTSRINSPERLQRIQSYAAAGHVLANHSHTHPWLREVTAEEYLADIDRASETMALFENTRPWFRFPYLNEAPTVEKRDAVRAGLVARDLRNAYVTVDNYDWYLESLYQRAVKAGEAVCMSALSDLYTDMLVDAANFFNDVAVETMGHSPAHTLLLHENDIAALFVLDLVAALEADGWEIITVDEAYQDPIADIEPDTRFLGQGRVAAIASLNGRSPKTFDHFAINEDQIETAFREEYGVIGDRTD; this is encoded by the coding sequence ATGAAGTCAGTGCGCGTCTCGGCTCTTTTTTATATACTGCTGTCATGCGCGCTTGTGTCACCTGTCTATGCAGCAGAAAAGCGCATCGCCCTGACATATGATGACGCACCGCGCAGTGATGCGGTCATATCAGGGGATGACCGCGCTGCCATGTTGATTGCCGGGCTTGAAGCAGCCGGCGTAGAGCAGGCGGGCTTTTTTATCACAACCAGCCGCATCAATTCGCCGGAGCGCCTGCAGCGCATTCAATCATATGCTGCAGCCGGTCATGTGCTCGCCAATCACAGTCATACCCACCCTTGGCTTCGTGAAGTCACTGCCGAAGAATATCTCGCTGATATAGACCGGGCGTCGGAAACCATGGCACTTTTCGAGAACACAAGGCCTTGGTTTCGTTTTCCCTATCTCAATGAAGCGCCGACAGTTGAAAAACGCGACGCAGTGCGCGCCGGCCTGGTGGCACGTGATCTGCGCAATGCCTATGTCACGGTTGATAATTACGACTGGTATCTTGAGTCCCTCTATCAGCGGGCCGTTAAGGCGGGTGAAGCAGTCTGTATGTCCGCATTGTCTGATCTCTATACAGATATGTTGGTTGATGCCGCGAACTTCTTTAATGATGTTGCAGTTGAAACCATGGGTCATTCACCCGCCCACACCTTGCTGCTGCACGAAAATGACATTGCGGCGTTGTTTGTTCTTGATCTGGTCGCTGCTCTTGAAGCTGACGGCTGGGAAATCATTACCGTAGATGAAGCATACCAGGATCCGATAGCCGATATTGAGCCTGACACCCGCTTTCTGGGGCAGGGGCGCGTAGCGGCCATCGCCAGTCTCAACGGCCGCTC